From the genome of Rathayibacter sp. VKM Ac-2759, one region includes:
- a CDS encoding ABC transporter ATP-binding protein, which produces MPKTPVSDITEDEIVPGVKKKDPIVVADSVSRRFGGLTAVDVAHVEIPRGSITALIGPNGAGKTTFFNLLTGFDKPNTGRWNFKGKNLANVPAYKVSRMGMVRTFQLTKALGGMTVLENMLLGAKGQKGENIFTSLIRPLWSKEEESIEERAIRLLEKFKLDTKKDDYASSLSGGQKKLLEMARALMSDPELVMLDEPMAGVNPALTQSLLGHIVNLKDEGMTVLFVEHDMHMVNTIADWVIVMAEGKVVAEGPPSTVMNDQAVIDAYLGAHHDTDLGTVEGQLEIAEEMESDLVREDVEKQAQEAGIVPPATAPASPAVDFGKDEK; this is translated from the coding sequence TTGCCTAAAACGCCTGTCTCGGACATCACCGAGGACGAGATCGTCCCCGGGGTCAAGAAGAAGGACCCCATCGTCGTCGCCGACAGTGTCAGCCGGCGCTTCGGCGGCCTGACCGCGGTCGACGTGGCTCACGTCGAGATCCCCCGCGGCTCCATCACCGCCCTGATCGGCCCGAACGGTGCCGGCAAGACGACGTTCTTCAACCTGCTGACGGGCTTCGACAAGCCCAACACGGGCCGCTGGAACTTCAAGGGCAAGAACCTCGCGAACGTCCCCGCCTACAAGGTGTCGCGGATGGGCATGGTGCGCACGTTCCAGCTCACCAAGGCCCTCGGCGGCATGACGGTGCTCGAGAACATGCTCCTCGGGGCCAAGGGGCAGAAGGGCGAGAACATCTTCACCTCGCTCATCCGCCCGCTGTGGTCGAAGGAGGAGGAGTCGATCGAGGAGCGCGCGATCCGCCTGCTCGAGAAGTTCAAGCTCGACACCAAGAAGGACGACTACGCGTCGAGCCTCTCGGGCGGCCAGAAGAAGCTGCTCGAGATGGCGCGCGCGCTGATGTCGGATCCCGAGCTGGTCATGCTCGACGAGCCGATGGCCGGCGTGAACCCGGCGCTGACGCAGTCGCTCCTGGGGCACATCGTGAACCTGAAGGACGAGGGCATGACCGTGCTCTTCGTCGAGCACGACATGCACATGGTCAACACCATCGCCGACTGGGTGATCGTGATGGCCGAGGGCAAGGTCGTCGCGGAGGGTCCGCCCTCCACAGTCATGAACGACCAGGCCGTCATCGACGCCTACCTGGGCGCCCACCACGACACCGATCTCGGCACCGTCGAGGGACAGCTCGAGATCGCCGAGGAGATGGAGTCGGACCTCGTGCGCGAGGACGTCGAGAAGCAGGCGCAGGAGGCCGGCATCGTGCCGCCCGCCACGGCGCCCGCCTCTCCGGCGGTCGACTTCGGGAAGGACGAGAAATGA
- a CDS encoding carbohydrate ABC transporter permease — MTALATRPGAAATTPRSPLARRERPSAISTGILLVGAIYCLFPVFWVLMASTKDGGELFSTFTLAPSSHLIDNIVALTSYRDGLFWRWMLNTALYAGIGAIASTWISALSGYVLAKFEFPGKKAVFNVLLMGVLVPGVILAIPQYFLLANVGLTNTFWGVLLPQIISPYGIYLARIYAAAAVPTDVIEAARTEGAGEMYIFSRIATPMLLPGLVTIFLFQFVAIWNNFMLPYIMLGNDELFPLTVGLNGLLNQGASAPSLYTLVITGALLSVIPLIAIFLVLQRFWKVDLAAGAVKA, encoded by the coding sequence ATGACCGCTCTCGCCACGCGCCCCGGCGCCGCAGCCACCACCCCCCGCTCACCCCTCGCCCGCCGCGAGCGGCCGAGCGCGATCTCGACCGGGATCCTCCTCGTCGGCGCGATCTACTGCCTGTTCCCCGTGTTCTGGGTGCTGATGGCCTCGACGAAGGACGGCGGCGAGCTCTTCTCGACGTTCACCCTCGCGCCGAGCTCGCACCTGATCGACAACATCGTCGCGCTCACCTCGTACCGCGACGGCCTCTTCTGGCGCTGGATGCTGAACACCGCGCTCTACGCGGGGATCGGCGCGATCGCCTCCACCTGGATCTCGGCGCTGTCGGGCTACGTGCTCGCGAAGTTCGAGTTCCCGGGCAAGAAGGCCGTGTTCAACGTCCTGCTGATGGGCGTGCTCGTGCCGGGCGTCATCCTGGCCATCCCGCAGTACTTCCTGCTCGCGAACGTCGGGCTCACGAACACCTTCTGGGGTGTGCTGCTGCCGCAGATCATCAGCCCCTACGGCATCTACCTGGCGCGGATCTACGCCGCCGCGGCCGTCCCCACTGACGTGATCGAGGCGGCCCGCACCGAGGGCGCCGGCGAGATGTACATCTTCTCCAGGATCGCGACGCCGATGCTGCTGCCGGGTCTGGTCACGATCTTCCTCTTCCAGTTCGTCGCGATCTGGAACAACTTCATGCTGCCGTACATCATGCTCGGCAACGACGAGCTGTTCCCGCTCACCGTCGGGCTGAACGGCCTGCTCAACCAGGGCGCCTCCGCGCCGTCGCTCTACACGCTGGTGATCACCGGGGCGCTGCTGTCGGTCATCCCGCTGATCGCGATCTTCCTGGTCCTGCAGCGGTTCTGGAAGGTCGACCTCGCCGCGGGCGCGGTGAAGGCGTGA
- the guaB gene encoding IMP dehydrogenase, which produces MDQPDPFGFLGLTYDDVMLLPGHTDVIPSEADTTSRLTKRITVATPLLSAAMDTVTEARMAIAMARQGGIGILHRNLSIADQADQVDRVKRSESGMVSNPVTTTPDATVAQVDELCGQYRISGLPVVDSTGVLVGIITNRDMRFVSPFEKASTLVRDVMTSSGLITGRVGIPDSEVIALFAQHKIEKLPLVDEQGKLAGLITVKDFDKSEQYPNATKDASGRLRVGAAIGFFGDAWQRATALLEAGVDVIVVDTANGDSAGVLDIIRRLKADPAFAGVDVIGGNVATRSGAQALVDAGADAIKVGVGPGSICTTRVVAGVGVPQVTAVYEASLAAREAGVPVIADGGLQYSGDIAKALVAGADTVMLGSLLAGCEESPGDLVFQNGKQFKNYRGMGSLGALQTRGERTSYSKDRYFQSDVPTDDKLIAEGIEGQVPYRGPLANVAYQLAGGLRQSMFYVGARTISELKERGKFVRITAAGLKESHPHDVQMVVEAPNYRR; this is translated from the coding sequence ATGGACCAGCCGGATCCCTTCGGATTCCTCGGACTCACCTACGACGACGTCATGCTCCTCCCCGGGCACACCGACGTCATCCCGAGCGAGGCCGACACGACCTCCCGGCTCACCAAGCGGATCACCGTCGCCACCCCCCTCCTCTCGGCGGCCATGGACACGGTCACCGAGGCGCGGATGGCGATCGCCATGGCGCGCCAGGGCGGGATCGGCATCCTGCACCGCAACCTCTCGATCGCCGACCAGGCCGACCAGGTCGACCGCGTGAAGCGCAGCGAGTCGGGGATGGTCTCGAACCCCGTCACCACGACCCCCGACGCGACCGTCGCCCAGGTCGACGAGCTCTGCGGGCAGTACCGCATCAGCGGACTCCCCGTCGTCGACTCCACCGGCGTCCTCGTCGGCATCATCACCAACCGCGACATGCGCTTCGTCTCGCCGTTCGAGAAGGCCTCGACCCTCGTCCGCGACGTGATGACCAGCTCCGGACTCATCACCGGTCGCGTCGGCATCCCCGACAGCGAGGTCATCGCGCTGTTCGCGCAGCACAAGATCGAGAAGCTGCCCCTCGTGGACGAGCAGGGCAAGCTCGCCGGGCTCATCACGGTCAAGGACTTCGACAAGTCGGAGCAGTACCCCAACGCCACGAAGGACGCCTCCGGACGCCTCCGCGTCGGGGCCGCCATCGGCTTCTTCGGCGACGCCTGGCAGCGCGCCACCGCACTCCTCGAGGCCGGAGTCGACGTGATCGTCGTCGACACGGCCAATGGCGACTCCGCCGGCGTCCTCGACATCATCCGCCGCCTCAAGGCCGACCCCGCCTTCGCAGGAGTCGACGTCATCGGCGGCAACGTCGCCACCCGCTCCGGCGCCCAGGCGCTCGTCGACGCCGGCGCCGACGCCATCAAGGTCGGAGTCGGCCCCGGCTCGATCTGCACCACGCGCGTCGTCGCGGGCGTCGGCGTGCCCCAGGTCACCGCCGTCTACGAGGCGTCCCTCGCCGCCCGCGAGGCCGGCGTCCCGGTCATCGCCGACGGCGGCCTCCAGTACTCCGGAGACATCGCCAAGGCCCTCGTGGCCGGCGCCGACACCGTCATGCTCGGCTCGCTCCTCGCCGGCTGCGAGGAGAGCCCCGGCGACCTCGTCTTCCAGAACGGCAAGCAGTTCAAGAACTACCGCGGCATGGGCTCCCTCGGCGCCCTCCAGACCCGCGGCGAGCGCACCTCCTACTCGAAGGACCGCTACTTCCAGTCGGACGTGCCGACCGACGACAAGCTGATCGCCGAGGGCATCGAGGGGCAGGTGCCGTACCGCGGACCGCTCGCGAACGTGGCGTACCAGCTCGCCGGCGGGCTGCGGCAGTCGATGTTCTACGTGGGGGCGCGGACGATCTCGGAGCTCAAGGAGCGCGGGAAGTTCGTGCGGATCACGGCGGCGGGGCTCAAGGAGTCGCATCCGCATGATGTGCAGATGGTGGTGGAGGCGCCGAACTACCGGCGCTGA
- a CDS encoding LacI family DNA-binding transcriptional regulator, with amino-acid sequence MTTASGRQRPTIEHVALEAGVSRGTVSRVLNGGKWVSPDAKLAVEAAIKKTGYRVNPHARSLATNRTDSVAFLLTEEHQLLFEDPNFSTLLTGAAAALAERAVSLVLIMAGSTAEQKRALAYLGAGHVDGVLLVSAHGGQGLLREIQDLAVPAIACGIPLGYEKRMGYVAADDEEGAREMVAFLRSKGRRRVATIAGPRDTPGGLTRLAGYRRELGEDYDETLVRYGDYSRLSGDRAMTELIEARPDLDAVFAANDRMAAGAIDALQRAGRRVPEDVSVGGFDDSSVALSTEPALTTMRQPFGRISSEMVRLLLQSIAGEKPAAIILPTELIERGSA; translated from the coding sequence GTGACCACCGCCTCCGGCCGCCAGCGTCCGACGATCGAGCACGTCGCCCTCGAGGCGGGCGTCTCGCGCGGCACGGTGTCCCGCGTCCTCAACGGAGGCAAGTGGGTCAGCCCCGACGCGAAGCTCGCGGTCGAGGCGGCGATCAAGAAGACCGGCTACCGCGTCAATCCGCACGCGCGCAGCCTCGCGACCAACCGGACCGACTCGGTGGCGTTCCTGCTCACCGAGGAGCACCAGCTGCTGTTCGAGGACCCGAACTTCTCGACGCTGCTGACGGGAGCCGCCGCGGCCCTCGCCGAGCGCGCGGTGTCGCTCGTGCTGATCATGGCGGGCAGCACCGCCGAGCAGAAGCGCGCGCTCGCCTACCTCGGCGCCGGGCACGTCGACGGCGTGCTCCTGGTCTCGGCGCACGGCGGGCAGGGACTCCTGCGCGAGATCCAGGACCTCGCCGTGCCCGCCATCGCCTGCGGCATCCCGCTCGGCTACGAGAAGCGGATGGGCTACGTGGCCGCCGACGACGAGGAGGGTGCGCGCGAGATGGTCGCGTTCCTCCGCTCGAAGGGCCGCCGTCGGGTCGCGACGATCGCGGGTCCCCGGGACACCCCCGGAGGCCTCACCCGCCTCGCCGGCTACCGGCGCGAGCTGGGCGAGGACTACGACGAGACCCTCGTCCGCTACGGCGACTACAGCCGGCTGAGCGGCGACCGGGCGATGACCGAGCTGATCGAGGCGCGCCCCGATCTCGACGCGGTGTTCGCGGCCAACGACCGGATGGCGGCCGGCGCGATCGACGCCCTGCAGCGGGCGGGTCGGCGGGTGCCGGAGGACGTGTCGGTCGGCGGCTTCGACGACTCGAGCGTCGCGCTCTCGACGGAGCCCGCGCTCACGACGATGCGGCAGCCGTTCGGGCGGATCAGCTCCGAGATGGTGAGGCTCCTGCTGCAGAGCATCGCGGGGGAGAAGCCGGCGGCGATCATCCTGCCCACCGAGCTGATCGAGCGCGGGTCGGCCTGA
- a CDS encoding ABC transporter ATP-binding protein — translation MSVDTQNTLETHDLHAGYVPGVNILNGSNVYVKKGELVGIIGPNGAGKSTLLKAMFGLVNIRQGTVILNGEDITGQKADKLVSKGVGFVPQNNNVFPSLTIEENLEMGVYQKPKTYRERLEFVTELFPELSKRLKQRSGSLSGGERQMVAMSRALMMDPSMLLLDEPSAGLSPMRQDETFVNVQRINRAGVSIMIVEQNARRALQICDRGYVLDQGRDAYEGKGRELMNDPKVIELYLGTLATTNEVTTSTPTVGG, via the coding sequence ATGAGCGTCGACACGCAGAACACCCTCGAGACGCACGACCTCCACGCGGGGTACGTGCCGGGAGTGAACATCCTGAACGGCTCGAACGTCTACGTGAAGAAGGGCGAGCTCGTCGGCATCATCGGCCCCAACGGCGCCGGCAAGTCGACCCTCCTGAAGGCGATGTTCGGGCTGGTCAACATCCGGCAGGGCACGGTGATCCTGAACGGCGAGGACATCACCGGGCAGAAGGCCGACAAGCTGGTCTCGAAGGGCGTCGGCTTCGTGCCGCAGAACAACAACGTCTTCCCGTCGCTCACCATCGAGGAGAACCTCGAGATGGGCGTCTACCAGAAGCCGAAGACGTACCGCGAGCGCCTCGAGTTCGTCACCGAGCTGTTCCCGGAGCTGTCCAAGCGCCTCAAGCAGCGCTCGGGCTCGCTCTCGGGCGGCGAGCGCCAGATGGTGGCGATGTCCCGGGCCCTGATGATGGACCCGTCGATGCTGCTGCTGGACGAGCCGAGCGCCGGCCTCTCGCCGATGCGCCAGGACGAGACGTTCGTCAACGTCCAGCGGATCAACCGGGCCGGGGTGTCGATCATGATCGTCGAGCAGAACGCGCGCCGCGCGCTGCAGATCTGCGACCGCGGCTACGTGCTCGACCAGGGTCGCGACGCCTACGAGGGCAAGGGGCGCGAGCTCATGAACGACCCCAAGGTGATCGAGCTCTACCTCGGCACGCTCGCGACGACCAACGAGGTCACCACGAGCACGCCCACCGTCGGCGGCTGA
- a CDS encoding sugar ABC transporter permease: MLAPGILLFVAFMAAPIFYTLFLSFQKKQVTGLGLGSGAQKQVFAGVENYVSALSDPEFAASVGRVLLYGLILIPCMLGLALLFALLLDSKRTRAVGFSRISIFLPYAVPAVISSLLWGFLYLPAVSPFYYVFERLGWDAPSLLSSGAVIFGIANIALWGGVGFNMIVIYTSLKAVSSDIYEAARIDGASEVQIALRIKIPILAPALVMTALFSMVATLQVFAEPTTLRPLTNSLSTSWSPLMLVYRDAFTRDDIYSAAATSVVIALATFIISFLFLRVVQKRAFGQED; the protein is encoded by the coding sequence ATGCTCGCGCCCGGCATCCTGCTCTTCGTCGCCTTCATGGCGGCGCCCATCTTCTACACGCTGTTCCTCAGCTTCCAGAAGAAGCAGGTCACCGGACTCGGGCTCGGCTCGGGTGCGCAGAAGCAGGTGTTCGCCGGTGTCGAGAACTACGTCTCGGCGCTGTCCGACCCCGAGTTCGCGGCGAGCGTGGGCCGCGTGCTGCTGTACGGCCTCATCCTCATCCCGTGCATGCTGGGCCTCGCCCTGCTGTTCGCGCTGCTGCTCGACTCGAAGCGCACCCGCGCCGTCGGCTTCTCGCGGATCTCGATCTTCCTGCCCTACGCGGTGCCCGCCGTCATCAGCTCGCTGCTCTGGGGCTTCCTCTACCTCCCGGCCGTCAGCCCCTTCTACTACGTCTTCGAGCGCCTCGGCTGGGATGCGCCGAGCCTGCTCTCCTCCGGAGCCGTGATCTTCGGCATCGCCAACATCGCGCTGTGGGGTGGCGTCGGCTTCAACATGATCGTCATCTACACGTCGCTGAAGGCGGTCTCGAGCGACATCTACGAGGCGGCCCGGATCGACGGGGCGAGCGAGGTCCAGATCGCACTGCGCATCAAGATCCCGATCCTCGCGCCCGCGCTCGTGATGACGGCGCTGTTCTCGATGGTCGCGACCCTGCAGGTCTTCGCCGAGCCGACGACGCTGCGGCCCCTCACCAACAGCCTCTCGACCAGCTGGTCGCCGCTCATGCTCGTCTACCGCGACGCCTTCACCCGTGACGACATCTACTCCGCCGCGGCGACCTCCGTCGTGATCGCCCTGGCCACCTTCATCATCTCCTTCCTCTTCCTCCGGGTCGTGCAGAAGCGAGCCTTCGGACAGGAGGACTGA
- a CDS encoding GuaB3 family IMP dehydrogenase-related protein, with protein MTEIEIGRSKRARRAYAFDDIAVVPSRRTRDPEVVSVKWAIDAYQFETPILAAPMDSVVSPATAITLGRLGALGVLDLEGLWTRYEDPEPLLAEIRELPAERATQRMQEIYSEPIKPELVTARLNEIRAAGVTVAGALSPQRTAELYQTVVDAGVDVFVIRGTTVSAEHVSRDKEPLNLKKFIYELDVPVIVGGASTYTAALHLMRTGAAGVLVGFGGGAASTTRATLGIQAPMATAVADVAGARRDYLDESGGRYVHVIADGGLGTSGDIVKAVAVGADAVMLGSALARATDAPGGGWHWGQEAHHQQLPRGRRVQVGTVGTLEQVLYGPATDSNGTANLIGALRRSMATTGYSDLKEFQRVEVVVAPYQPS; from the coding sequence GTGACTGAGATCGAGATCGGGCGAAGCAAGCGCGCCCGCCGTGCCTACGCCTTCGACGACATCGCCGTCGTCCCGAGCCGGCGGACGAGGGATCCCGAAGTGGTGTCGGTGAAGTGGGCGATCGACGCCTACCAGTTCGAGACTCCGATCCTCGCGGCGCCGATGGACTCGGTGGTGTCGCCCGCGACGGCCATCACGCTCGGGCGGCTCGGGGCGCTCGGGGTGCTCGACCTCGAGGGTCTGTGGACGCGCTACGAGGACCCGGAGCCGCTGCTCGCCGAGATCCGCGAGCTGCCCGCCGAGCGCGCGACGCAGCGCATGCAGGAGATCTACTCGGAGCCGATCAAGCCCGAGCTGGTGACGGCGCGCCTCAACGAGATCCGCGCCGCGGGCGTGACGGTCGCCGGCGCCCTGTCGCCGCAGCGCACCGCCGAGCTGTACCAGACGGTCGTCGACGCGGGAGTCGACGTGTTCGTCATCCGCGGCACCACCGTGTCGGCCGAGCACGTCTCGCGCGACAAGGAGCCGCTCAACCTCAAGAAGTTCATCTACGAGCTCGACGTGCCCGTGATCGTCGGCGGGGCCTCGACCTACACGGCCGCCCTGCACCTCATGCGCACCGGAGCGGCGGGCGTGCTCGTCGGCTTCGGAGGCGGCGCCGCGTCGACCACGCGCGCCACGCTGGGCATCCAGGCTCCGATGGCGACCGCGGTCGCCGACGTCGCCGGCGCTCGCCGCGACTACCTCGACGAGTCGGGCGGACGCTATGTGCACGTCATCGCCGACGGCGGCCTCGGCACGTCCGGCGACATCGTGAAGGCCGTGGCGGTCGGCGCCGACGCCGTCATGCTCGGATCGGCTCTCGCGCGCGCCACCGACGCTCCCGGCGGCGGCTGGCACTGGGGCCAGGAGGCGCACCACCAGCAGCTTCCCCGCGGCCGCCGCGTGCAGGTCGGCACGGTCGGCACCCTCGAGCAGGTCCTCTACGGCCCCGCGACCGACTCGAACGGCACCGCCAACCTGATCGGAGCGCTCCGCCGCTCGATGGCGACCACCGGCTACTCCGACCTCAAGGAGTTCCAGCGCGTCGAGGTCGTCGTCGCGCCCTACCAGCCCAGCTGA
- a CDS encoding TrkA C-terminal domain-containing protein, which translates to MVEVRRVKLPGVGVLHTFLTADGGKVGVIAHRSGHSDLITFAEGDQDGAKVSLRLNDDEAHTLAELLGGTQITESLTALDQIPGLSIDWFTVDYDDHIAGQQLGKPADRGIVGLTVVAVVRGDAANPAPAPDFRVFPGDTLVVAGSPEKVAKAFSFFRSGVFAKAPETPPGV; encoded by the coding sequence ATGGTCGAGGTCCGCAGGGTCAAGCTGCCCGGAGTCGGCGTTCTGCACACGTTCCTGACGGCCGACGGGGGCAAGGTCGGCGTCATCGCCCACCGCTCCGGCCACAGCGACCTGATCACGTTCGCGGAGGGCGACCAGGACGGCGCCAAGGTGAGCCTCCGCCTCAACGACGACGAGGCGCACACCCTGGCCGAGCTGCTCGGCGGCACCCAGATCACGGAGTCGCTCACCGCGCTCGACCAGATCCCCGGCCTCTCGATCGACTGGTTCACCGTCGACTACGACGACCACATCGCCGGGCAGCAGCTCGGCAAGCCCGCCGACCGCGGGATCGTCGGGCTCACGGTGGTGGCCGTGGTCCGCGGCGACGCGGCCAACCCCGCGCCGGCGCCCGACTTCCGCGTGTTCCCCGGCGACACCCTCGTGGTCGCGGGCAGCCCGGAGAAGGTCGCCAAGGCGTTCTCCTTCTTC
- a CDS encoding branched-chain amino acid ABC transporter permease → MNLNFIWLAIGQIVDPTVAAYALATIGLVIHFGFTGLLNFGQAGFMAVGGYAFAITSVKFEWPVWGSLLATIVAATVFALILGIPTLRLRADYLSIVTIAAAEIIRLSVKTPEFSAVTGGSEGINGAARAFNDLNPLPEGRWGIGVLTYSQDQWWVRIVGWTLVLLACLLVFLLMRSPWGRVIKGIREDEDAVRSLGKNVFSYKIQALILGGVLGGLAGALFILPRSLQPDNYGTQLTFFLYTIMLLGGAATVFGPVVGSIIFWVVLGLTDGLLTLGIDTGVLNNDLIRLTTVQTGPIRFIVVGVALMLLVIFRPQGIFGKKKDLHFA, encoded by the coding sequence ATGAATCTCAACTTCATCTGGCTGGCGATCGGGCAGATCGTCGACCCCACCGTCGCCGCGTACGCGCTGGCGACCATCGGCCTGGTCATCCACTTCGGATTCACGGGACTGCTCAACTTCGGACAGGCCGGCTTCATGGCGGTGGGCGGCTACGCCTTCGCCATCACCTCGGTCAAGTTCGAGTGGCCCGTCTGGGGCTCCCTGCTCGCGACGATCGTCGCGGCGACGGTGTTCGCGCTGATCCTCGGCATCCCGACGCTGCGCCTGCGCGCCGACTACCTGTCGATCGTGACGATCGCGGCGGCCGAGATCATCCGGCTCTCGGTCAAGACGCCCGAGTTCTCGGCGGTCACCGGAGGCTCGGAGGGCATCAACGGCGCCGCCCGCGCCTTCAACGACCTCAACCCGCTCCCGGAGGGGCGCTGGGGCATCGGTGTCCTGACCTACTCCCAGGACCAGTGGTGGGTGCGCATCGTGGGCTGGACCCTCGTCCTGCTCGCCTGCCTCCTGGTGTTCCTCCTGATGCGCAGCCCCTGGGGCCGTGTCATCAAGGGCATCCGCGAGGACGAGGACGCCGTGCGCTCGCTCGGCAAGAACGTCTTCTCGTACAAGATCCAGGCACTGATCCTCGGCGGCGTGCTGGGCGGCCTGGCCGGAGCGCTGTTCATCCTGCCCCGCTCGCTGCAGCCCGACAACTACGGCACGCAGCTCACGTTCTTCCTCTACACGATCATGCTGCTGGGCGGTGCCGCGACGGTCTTCGGACCGGTCGTCGGCTCGATCATCTTCTGGGTCGTGCTGGGCCTGACCGACGGTCTCCTCACGCTCGGGATCGACACCGGGGTCCTCAACAACGACCTCATCCGCCTCACCACCGTGCAGACCGGCCCGATCCGGTTCATCGTGGTGGGGGTCGCGCTCATGCTCCTGGTGATCTTCAGACCCCAGGGGATCTTCGGCAAGAAGAAGGATCTCCACTTTGCCTAA
- a CDS encoding branched-chain amino acid ABC transporter permease produces MDRRPPRFRVVRDRLLALGLLAATLTGLAAAAPAALAETTADQSIIAWVRVQGTNENLAGVTVEIAGDASATVTTGDDGRATFPLDAAGTYTVTVDEQTLPADKGYPAAGQNPKEVKIVASQNQIVNFIVSTANPIGSGATAPVPTDSASPTTPATEGTTGNGATNPDGTSNAITPPVSADTFWIIFWPKVVTGLIFGLLIALAAIGASLIYGVTGLNNFAHGELVTFGALMAYLFSGVFGLPALLAIPLAVILGGAFGFAQDGLLWKPLRKKGIQLIPLMIVTIGLSLALRYTFVFFFGADRLSLPNSTAPFFTVPELGISLKFTDLVGAVVGVICIVGVALVLTKTKIGKAMRAVSDNRALASASGINVERVIRVVWVLSGALAALAGVYIGYYQSLRWDTGASILLLIFAAITLGGLGSAYGALVGSLIIGLMMNISTIWIPENLKYVAPLVLMIIILLVRPQGILGRKERIG; encoded by the coding sequence GTGGATAGGAGACCCCCGCGATTCCGCGTCGTCCGCGACCGCCTGCTCGCGCTCGGCCTGCTCGCCGCGACCCTCACCGGTCTCGCCGCCGCCGCGCCCGCCGCACTCGCCGAAACGACCGCCGACCAGTCGATCATCGCCTGGGTCCGCGTCCAGGGCACGAACGAGAACCTCGCCGGCGTGACCGTCGAGATCGCCGGTGACGCCTCCGCGACGGTGACCACCGGCGACGACGGCCGGGCCACGTTCCCGCTCGACGCCGCGGGCACGTACACCGTGACGGTCGACGAGCAGACGCTCCCCGCCGACAAGGGCTACCCGGCCGCCGGTCAGAACCCGAAGGAGGTGAAGATCGTCGCCTCGCAGAACCAGATCGTGAACTTCATCGTCTCGACGGCGAACCCGATCGGCTCCGGGGCGACCGCACCGGTCCCGACGGACTCCGCGTCCCCCACCACTCCCGCCACCGAGGGCACCACCGGCAACGGCGCGACCAACCCCGACGGCACCTCGAACGCGATCACGCCGCCCGTGTCGGCCGACACCTTCTGGATCATCTTCTGGCCCAAGGTCGTCACCGGTCTGATCTTCGGCCTCCTGATCGCCCTCGCCGCGATCGGCGCCTCGCTGATCTACGGCGTGACGGGGCTGAACAACTTCGCCCACGGCGAGCTGGTCACCTTCGGCGCCCTGATGGCCTACCTCTTCTCGGGCGTCTTCGGGCTGCCCGCGCTGCTCGCGATCCCGTTAGCGGTGATCCTCGGAGGCGCCTTCGGCTTCGCGCAGGACGGCCTGCTCTGGAAGCCGCTGCGCAAGAAGGGCATCCAGCTGATCCCGCTGATGATCGTCACGATCGGCCTCTCGCTCGCGCTGCGCTACACCTTCGTGTTCTTCTTCGGCGCCGACCGCCTGTCGCTCCCCAACAGCACCGCTCCGTTCTTCACGGTGCCCGAGCTCGGGATCAGCCTGAAGTTCACCGACCTCGTCGGTGCGGTCGTCGGGGTCATCTGCATCGTGGGCGTCGCCCTGGTGCTGACCAAGACCAAGATCGGCAAGGCGATGCGCGCGGTGTCCGACAACCGGGCCCTCGCCTCCGCCTCGGGCATCAACGTCGAGCGCGTCATCCGAGTGGTCTGGGTGCTCTCGGGCGCCCTGGCCGCACTCGCGGGCGTCTACATCGGCTACTACCAGTCGCTGCGCTGGGACACCGGAGCGTCGATCCTGCTGCTGATCTTCGCGGCGATCACGCTCGGCGGGCTCGGCTCCGCCTACGGAGCGCTGGTCGGCTCGCTCATCATCGGCCTGATGATGAACATCTCGACGATCTGGATCCCGGAGAACCTCAAGTACGTGGCTCCGCTCGTCCTCATGATCATCATCCTGCTGGTCAGGCCGCAGGGAATCCTCGGTCGCAAGGAACGGATCGGCTGA